From Opisthocomus hoazin isolate bOpiHoa1 chromosome 10, bOpiHoa1.hap1, whole genome shotgun sequence, a single genomic window includes:
- the C10H15orf40 gene encoding UPF0235 protein C15orf40 homolog encodes MLALAGFRRRLAAPVRSGGRAMPRKGKGAAKQPPEAGAAAGPVVAAGDGCVRVAVRVKPGARCSAVTEVGAAAVGVAVAAPPSDGEANAELCRFLAAVLGVRRSGLAVEKGGKSREKVVKVLVPMTPDEVLEKLKKEASS; translated from the exons ATGCTGGCCCTCGCCGGCTTCCGTCGGCGGCTGGCGGCGCCGGTGCGGAGCGGTGGCCGGGCTATGCCCCGAAAG GGAAAAGGAGCCGCGAAGCAGCCCCCGGAGGCGGGCGCCGCCGCGGGACCGGTGGTGGCGGCGGGCGACGGCTGCGTGAGGGTGGCGGTTCGCGTCAAGCCGGGCGCCCGCTGCAGCGCCGTCACAG AGGTGGGCGCGGCGGCGGTGGGCGTGGCCGTCGCGGCGCCCCCGTCGGACGGGGAGGCCAACGCGGAGCTCTGCCGCTTCCTCGCCGCGGTGCTCGGCGTGAGGAGGAGCGGCCTGGCCGTGGAGAAG GGTGGTAAATCCCGTGAAAAAGTGGTGAAGGTTTTGGTACCGATGACGCCAGATGAGGttttagaaaaactgaaaaaggaagCTTCCAGTTGA